CACCCACACATTGGGGGTGCTGTGGGGTCTTGTGGTTTAGTCGAAAatcaaaaagttaaaaaagattaaaaaatgaaattccGAATAAGGTTTCCCTTGGAATTCTGAGAGATTTTCGAGGGAATGTTTGGAAATTTCCGGAGGAATTTTCCCTAGAAAAAACTAAAGAAAAAACCTGTCAAAAAGTCTGGATTTCCGATGGAATACCAAGGGATATTTTCCCTCGACAATCCCAAATTTTCTTGTGGTAATAGttccttttcttatttattcttgggtgatatttatttcttcttttcccttAGAAACAAATAGAGGTGTGCTTGTTGATTTACAAGATTAGGATTTACATGTTTGTTAAACTGATttgataaaagaataaaattgtACCCTACTATATGTAGTAGGGTATAAACTATAAAGTAGTTCGAAAGTCGGGTgagaattatttattttcaattaatagGTTAAAAACAGCTCATGATAGCGGAATGATTGATCCGCATATTTTCCATTGCACCTTGGGTAATAATGGGAGATGTGCCCCGTATATTGGGGCATTGAAGTGGTGTTGGATGTAGAGCCCAGTCCTGATAGGATTTTTAAGGAAAGCAGGATCCAATTTAAAGCGTAGGGTACCCAAGTTATCATCCTCGATGTTGATGACAGCAAAGTAAGTCCACTTATGGCAACTTTTAAACTATCCTCACCCAGTCTCTGATTTGAATTTCTGAAGTGGGTCACTTATTATCACATAATCACCATATTATTTGAAGACACGtacaacaaaaagaaaaattcacaaCTTTAATCATAGTCTCTATTTTTGAGTCTTCAAAGTGGTCtcacaatttgaattttttttaaaaggagCAAAAACTGCAGCATTGCTGGTGCAGCCTAGGAGCTACCACGCGGCAGCCGCCCATTAGTCTTTCGTTTGAGAGATGGAGCGCAGGACGTCTCTCCCCCACTTCTCTGATGTCGTCACGTGACTTCAAAGACGACGGTGGAGACCCGCACTGTAGATAGTCTTACAAGGAGTATCCAACAGAGAATGAGCCACCACAGAAATAACCTTTGATGAGCAGTGGCTGTTGAGATTTTCTTCATATCTTGAAGGGTTCATGGACTCATCGAGCTAATTGGTGACGATGAATGATTATTATAGacccttttatttttgtttacgATATTACACCCAAGCCACGCCATTATGAATTCTTGACTTAGAATTTAGAAAAGATGAATAAAACTCGTTCTTTATAGTATTCTAaatatatcttcttcttttttttcggtgcaAACTCTAAATATATCTTTTCCCTGGTATATCATCTCATTGTTCTTTGGGCCTTTCCTGGAAGTGCTGATTAGAAGGCATGAAAGTTTCCTCAAACTGCCTCTGCTACTCGTATTGGACATGAACTAGGCCACGGTGGACCCGAGTTATCGCGGCCTTATGACTTGGTAGTACCACGACAAGATTGACGTTTCCAATTAACATGTGAAATAAAAGAGGATTCAAACTTTTGAGTCCGTGCATACAAGAGCAACGCATTAGCCATCACGCAAACACTCATTTACTTGTTTGATTTTggcatttttattatttatcacaATATTCTATAGGTATATTCTTTTATATCTCCTTGTCTCTCCTCCAATCATCCCTAAAAGCCCTAAAGAGAACGAAAGAAAGGAATAAGGCAGCAAGGACAGGTCCCTATAATATAAGGAACCCGGACTACCAAGAATAAGTTTCACATTTAAGTACAAGTGGCGAAGCTAGTAGCATATACTTCTATCTGCATGCACCTCTCATAAATCCAAATCGAGCCGTGTTGACTAACTAAAGAGTTAAAAACTCTTTcagtataaattttctttagtATCGTACTTCTTGACATAtcatttatttactttttcaaTCCTCAGACAAATTGCATATTCACACACGGATCTCGCAAATGCTGCAGGGATTGAGATTGATGACTTTGAACAATCAAattgataatataaaaaatatttttttagcaATCAAATTATAAAACTAATGTTATCAATCAGATTGCCGACGCAAGCGTACGTCATATCTGCAGAAGTTGCTGGATCAATTGAAAGAGTCCTCCAGCACTTTGGGGATTAACATTGAATTTGAACAGCATATTAGGTCATGATCCCGTATCTCTTCATCCTAAACAAACTCTAGCCTGAGCTGAGCTGACCTGAGAAAGTCGATGGAGATTTAGAAATAAAACACTACAATTTgcttctaattttcttttaatttgttcCCATATGTATTTGGGTGGGTCTCGTGATGATAGATATGATTAATTCAAAATAAAGAGACAGGAAAACAAACATGGTCAAGAAACATTATAATATTCACTAATTTGACGATTAATTACTCGATTAACTGTTTATTCAAACAGAAATTTCTCAGAAGTTTCTGGTGATTGACAATATGAaatcaaattattataaagctaATGTTATCACTGTTTATTTGGAGAAGAATTTACATTATAAAAATAACTCATTCATACATCCAcacgggaaaaaaaaaaaagattcattCATTATTACAATTGATCTTAAGTGGGGCCCACTCCGCTAAGGACCCCCTCCCCCACCTCCTCAATCACCTCCTCAAAGAAAAGGATATTTGCAGTTCATTGTCGGCGACATGGGGGTAGCGTGGGCAGGGATAGGATACGGTGTAAGGGAGGTTGACCGGCTACTCGATAGACAGTCACCTTTTTCAACCGTTGGATCTTGGAAATGAAAATCCAATGGCCAATGTACTATTGTCACAATGAGTCAAACTCATCTTAGAAATTTACTTACAATTACTTTACTGGAATGAAGTTTCTCAAAAGCTGCCGGACATTGACTTTGAACAGTAGAGTAGATGAGGAGCTCGCCTCTTAATTTCTTCCAGCCAAATTGTCCTGAGAGAGTTCTCATCTGAGAATTTTGGGCAGCATCTATGTATGTATGGCTACTGAGTTTGGAGCCTCTGTTTCCAATAAACGAAGGAGGGACAGTGGATCCAGCTCTGTTTTTCATAAGCGATGGAGGCACGATGTCTCTGGGTCTTATTCTCACAAGGGATGGACGTACGACGTCTTCCTAAGCTTCCGAGGTGAAGACACACGCCGGTCCTTCACCAGCCACCTCTTCCATTGCTTGGAGGAGAAAGGAGTCAATGCGTTCATAGATAACAGTCTTCCGAGAGGCGAAGACATATCATCACAGCTCATAGACACAATCAGGAGCTCCCGGATCTCAGTGGTGGTCCTCTCGAGAAACTATGCCAACTCAAGTTGGTGTCTCCAGGAACTCTCTGAGATCATGGAGTGTAGGAATAAGTCCCTTAGGCAGATGGTCCTGCCTGTGTTTTACGATGTCGATCCTTCAGATGTTCGGAAGCAGGCCGGTTGCTTTGGAGAAGCATTTGCTAAGCATGAAGAGGACAAAGATAAGGAGACCGTTGCTCGGTGGAGGGCTGCTCTCACTGAAGTTGGAAGTCTATCCGGCTGGGATCTGACAAACTCTGCCAGCGGGTAAGTCATCAATTCGATTGATTAGATCAGGAAATGTGTCTATATGTGTTAATTGTTCAATCATTTACTAGCCTAAAGAATCAGTTAAGTATTATTCCATTTCATTTTGATGTTATCTTATCATTCAAACATTGCAATGCATCATTCACTGCTATATCATCTCTTTTCATTGTTACTCCTCTATATTAGATATAGTGCGCATCGTAACTTTTGCTTGGAATGTTTTATTATCTTCAGCACAGAGGCGAAGATTGTGAAGGAGATTGCTCGTAGAATATGCAATGAACTTAATAACGCATATCTAGATGTTGCAAAAGACCCTGTCGGCCTTAGATCTCGAATGATCCGTGTGAATGAACAAGTAAATGACCCCTCTGATTATGTTCGCTTTATCGTGATTTGGGGGATGGGAGGTATCGGGAAGACGACTCTTGCTAAAGCGGTTTTCAATCAGTTCTTCCACGGTTTTGAAGCTAAATGTTTTCTGGCCAACATTAGAGAAAATTCGGAGCAGCCTAATGGTCTGGTCCATCTACAAGAGCAGCTTCTTCATGATATTCTCAGGTTTCAGAAGATAGAAGTAGGAAATATTGACAGGGGAATCAATGTAATCAAGGAAAGACTGAAGAGCAGAAGGGTTTTGGTGGTTCTTGATGATGTAAGCCATCGAGACCAGTTGAAGGCACTTGCAAGAGAGCGTGAATGGTTCGGTCCCGGCAGTAGAATCATCATAACAACTAGAAACCAGGACTCGGCAAAAGAGATTAATGCGGACTGTATTTATAAGCTTCCGCCGCTAAATGATCATGAATCTAGACAACTATTTAAGCAATACGCCTTTCGAAATTGTGATCCCAGTGCAGAATTTTTTGAGCTAACAAAAGACGTTGTAAGTTACTGTGAGGGCCTACCTTTGGCACTTGAAGTATTGGGTTCTTATTTGCTTGAGCTAAGTGTGGAAGATTGGAAGAGTGCACTTCATCAACTAAGACGAATCCCTCACGGCGACATACAAAAGAAACTTGAAATAAGCTATCATGCGCTTGGGAGTGAAGATGATAAGAAATTATTCCTTGACATCGCTTGCTTCTTTGTTGGTTGGGATAAGAATCTTGTGGTCAAGGTATTGGAGGCTTGTGACTTATTTGTTGGGCTAGGGCTTGATGTCCTCTCCAGGAGGAGCCTTGTCAAAATCACCTACAATAACAAACTGGAAATGCATGAGTTGATTCGGGACATGGGGAGGGAAATTGTTCGCAGAGAGTCTCCGCATAACCCGGGAAAACGGAGCAGATTATTCTCCCAGAATGACGTCCTTGCCACACTTCGAAACCACTCTGTGAGTATGGAACCAACCTTGATAAGTAAACACAAGCATATAACACTTATCAGAGGAAGATTTCTCGCTCGAAATTTAAGAATAATGTCAGATTTTGGAAGTTCTAGTGGTTGATTGCCTGTTAATGCTTTTGCTGAGTTTTATGTGTTGCTTGTAGATGTggattgaaaatattataagttATACACAAGACAGGCTCAATATCTGTATCTATGAATATACTGAACAGAAGGCTTGTGCAggtaaaagttttttttttttttaataatatttattcattagtcatattactgaaaataaaagtttaaatGGTGTCCATTGGAAAAAATCAGGAAGAATAATTTACTTTTATCAACTGTCATGTTAGAAAATGTTATTGTGCCGTAAAAATCTATAAGCATATAATGAACCCCTTGGAATCCCTACGAACAGGtccttttcccttttaaaGTATTTACCAAGTATAGGCAAGAAAATTTTTGGACCCCCGGGTCTTGGGACGTGCAATGTCGGTGGTCCATGATAGTGTGAGAGGCAATTCCTTCTTAATCTTTTGCTCCCACAGACAATTCCTTTTCCTGCATATCTCATTTCTCACCGTccattcctctctctctctctctcttagtGAGATGTTTTAACCAGTTTGATTGATCGTGCATTGCTTAGGCCTTTCTTTCTAATAAAAcatgtatatgtgtatatatttaagGAAAAGTCTTCTGTCATCTATATGATATCTATACGATGATAACATATATTTGTGGCGTCAGCACCTACGATGGGGTGAGTCCAGTCACACCGGTCTCAGTTGCAATTGTGATGAGTCAAATATATATCTTGAGAATTTGGatagttaatatatatatagatatatttgaATGTGTTTATCCACATAATATTTGTTGGGACCTATCAAGTAAACTTGTAACTACATTATAACCATATAGGAAAAAAGACTAATTGTGTCATGTGATCGATGTGACTATTAGAAATTACTGCTCCCATTAGAAAGAGAAATTGCGAGTTATTGTGTCggcaattttttgttttatatatgGAGAGAGGAAGCAAGGAAAAAAAGTGAATTTTCAACTAGACTTTTTTGGTACacaattaattttgttgacacatataaacatatatatctttttttttgctgaaatgTTACATAGTTTTGTTAGTTATCGGTGTGTGTTCTTGTTAGGGTACGGAACAGGTTGAAGGACTTGTgtctaattattatttgaagtTGGCTGAGAAAGTGGATGCCAAAGCATTTGAAAGGATGAGGTTATTAAGATTGCTAGAGCTCAACAACATACATGTTGATGGAGACTATGGACTCTTTTCAAAAGAGCTAAGATGGCTCTGTTGGCATGGATTTCCTTTAGACTTCTTACCAGATGAACTCTACCTGGGAAACTTGGTTGTTCTCGATATGCAATATAGCAAGCTTCCATCGACCTGGAAAACTAATTCCAAGGTAATTGGCCTTTTGCCTTTTCAATCATTAGTACTGTTTTCCATTATAAATGACGTGTGGAAAGCCTGacttttagtttattttttcctttcttttcgcAGGAGATGCCTCGCTTGAAGGTGCTTAATCTTAGTTACTCTCATTTCCTGACCAAGACTCCCGACTTCTCGGGCCTCTCGAAGCTCGAGGAGCTGATTATGGAGGACTGCAAAGAGTTGAAAGAAATTGATAGATCCATAGGTTGTCTCAAGGGACTTCTTTTGATGAATTTGAAAGACTGCGAGAAGCTTAAAAGTATACCGCACAGCATTTGCAAAGTGAGATCTCTGCAAGTTCTGGACATTCGAGGCTGTTCAAACCTCATGAGGTTACCGGATGACTTTGGTAACTTGGAATCTCTGATAGAACTTCGAGCTGATGGAGCTCTTATAATGCAATCTCCTATAAGTTTCGCTAACTTGAAGAACCTATCAAAGCTATCTTTATGCGGGTATAATAGACGGAGATCCAGCTCCATTTCTGCACTCCTATGGTCATGGATATCGAAGAGGGAAGCCCCCAAGGAGAATAATTGGCTGATTGCTTCAGTATGTGGACTAAGGTCATTGACCGACCTGAGATTAATGGACTGCAACATATCAGATGATGCTAATCTAGAGGGCATTGGGAGCTTGCAGTCCCTAAGACGCTTCCACCTTTCTGGAAGTCATCTTCGCTCTCTCCCAGGCTCAATCAGCGCTCTCTCTAATCTCCAACATTTTAAGGTGGGTTGCTGCCCAAAGCTGGAGTCACTCCCAGATCTGCCCCAAAAGATAAAAACTGTAGTTGTAAGTCGCTGTGAATCCTTCAGAAAAATCTCTCTGCCAAATACTCAAGTTCAAACTGGTATGTATTTCTGGGATTGTCCTAGACTGGCAGAGATTTCTCACTCTGGAGAGTTGAATCCTTTTTACCTGCTAAATTTTAAAGGGTGCCACAAACAGCTGTCAGCCAAGTTGAATGAGCTTATTCTAAAGGTTCGTCTCTCTCACTCTTGCTCTCTTTTCGTCGATGCACCCCGTATCATTCAGTGCATGGATTCTTTAAGCCATTTAGAAGAAAAAAGTGTTTGAGAAGTGAATTTTAACCAATATAGTCACTTCTTCACTATAATGAGAAGAAGCAAAGGAGGAGATAACTAGAAAGCACAAATATCCTAGTAAGATGACTAGAAGACCGTTTTACAGCTGCAGTTTGAGAcctaattgattaattatctTCAGCTTCTTGAATCTAATAACTTCTGTATTACTCTATGCATATATTAAAACGTTACAtgtagttttttcttttttggcccTTCACACTCATGCTGTTAGAGCGAAAGAAAATTCTAGTGACTTTAACATGTAATGCGGTATTGGGAAAACTTTATCTGAAAACTCCTACCAACCCTCAGTTAAATGTGCACGTAACTGTCTGATCGCATCCATGTTCTATGTGCAGTCTTGGCGGGGGACCGAGCTATTTGTACCCGGGAGCAACATTCCCGAGTGGTTTGAGTATCAGAGCACTGGCCCCTCAATATTTTTTCAGTTGCCTGCATGTCATAGTTGTAAGCTGAACAGAATCTTTGTCTCATACATTATATGCAACCGCATTACTACCAAGGAAATAATTGGTTATTCGAGACTGTTCAACACAACAAGGGGAAAGAGTAAATGGTCGCGCTTAGGTTGTTTACTCCCATTTACAAATCATATCAGCATATTTTCCATTGCACCCGAGGAAATCATGGAAGTCTATGAGGGAATTGAGGTGGTGTTGGATGTAGAGCCTCATCCTCATCTGATGATCAGGGCAATCGGGATTCACTTGGAAGTAGAGAAGTGCCCAAGTTGTAGTGGTATCTATATTGATGATGTTGAAGCGGGTCCAAGTCATGGTGACTCTCACGACGAGTACCCACAAGAGATTGAGAAAGAGCCCACCACAAAGATAACTGCTGGAGAGCAATGGCTGTTAAGATATTACCTAGTTGGAGTGACGGCCCGTCCAATCCTTGTGCCCAGTTAAAGAGGTGAGTGAGGTTTCAaacaattgatttttttattattgttattcaTCATTGTCTTATGCAAGTCGATcgagattctctctctctcttccccatTTCGGTCCCCATCATCCCTCCTCTTGACCTCTTGACTTCCAAGATCATTCTATTGTTCTcgtaattttttgaattattgtatatttattatatttgatcAAAAATTTTTgtcaatataatttatttaattttaaattaaacatGGAGTACAGTTTTTAACATAAGTACATAAATTTTCACCAATTGAGAATCTGGGTTCTCATTCTAGCTTT
Above is a window of Punica granatum isolate Tunisia-2019 chromosome 7, ASM765513v2, whole genome shotgun sequence DNA encoding:
- the LOC116214685 gene encoding TMV resistance protein N-like isoform X1 — encoded protein: MATEFGASVSNKRRRDSGSSSVFHKRWRHDVSGSYSHKGWTYDVFLSFRGEDTRRSFTSHLFHCLEEKGVNAFIDNSLPRGEDISSQLIDTIRSSRISVVVLSRNYANSSWCLQELSEIMECRNKSLRQMVLPVFYDVDPSDVRKQAGCFGEAFAKHEEDKDKETVARWRAALTEVGSLSGWDLTNSASGTEAKIVKEIARRICNELNNAYLDVAKDPVGLRSRMIRVNEQVNDPSDYVRFIVIWGMGGIGKTTLAKAVFNQFFHGFEAKCFLANIRENSEQPNGLVHLQEQLLHDILRFQKIEVGNIDRGINVIKERLKSRRVLVVLDDVSHRDQLKALAREREWFGPGSRIIITTRNQDSAKEINADCIYKLPPLNDHESRQLFKQYAFRNCDPSAEFFELTKDVVSYCEGLPLALEVLGSYLLELSVEDWKSALHQLRRIPHGDIQKKLEISYHALGSEDDKKLFLDIACFFVGWDKNLVVKVLEACDLFVGLGLDVLSRRSLVKITYNNKLEMHELIRDMGREIVRRESPHNPGKRSRLFSQNDVLATLRNHSGTEQVEGLVSNYYLKLAEKVDAKAFERMRLLRLLELNNIHVDGDYGLFSKELRWLCWHGFPLDFLPDELYLGNLVVLDMQYSKLPSTWKTNSKEMPRLKVLNLSYSHFLTKTPDFSGLSKLEELIMEDCKELKEIDRSIGCLKGLLLMNLKDCEKLKSIPHSICKVRSLQVLDIRGCSNLMRLPDDFGNLESLIELRADGALIMQSPISFANLKNLSKLSLCGYNRRRSSSISALLWSWISKREAPKENNWLIASVCGLRSLTDLRLMDCNISDDANLEGIGSLQSLRRFHLSGSHLRSLPGSISALSNLQHFKVGCCPKLESLPDLPQKIKTVVVSRCESFRKISLPNTQVQTGMYFWDCPRLAEISHSGELNPFYLLNFKGCHKQLSAKLNELILKSWRGTELFVPGSNIPEWFEYQSTGPSIFFQLPACHSCKLNRIFVSYIICNRITTKEIIGYSRLFNTTRGKSKWSRLGCLLPFTNHISIFSIAPEEIMEVYEGIEVVLDVEPHPHLMIRAIGIHLEVEKCPSCSGIYIDDVEAGPSHGDSHDEYPQEIEKEPTTKITAGEQWLLRYYLVGVTARPILVPS
- the LOC116214685 gene encoding TMV resistance protein N-like isoform X2, which gives rise to MIRVNEQVNDPSDYVRFIVIWGMGGIGKTTLAKAVFNQFFHGFEAKCFLANIRENSEQPNGLVHLQEQLLHDILRFQKIEVGNIDRGINVIKERLKSRRVLVVLDDVSHRDQLKALAREREWFGPGSRIIITTRNQDSAKEINADCIYKLPPLNDHESRQLFKQYAFRNCDPSAEFFELTKDVVSYCEGLPLALEVLGSYLLELSVEDWKSALHQLRRIPHGDIQKKLEISYHALGSEDDKKLFLDIACFFVGWDKNLVVKVLEACDLFVGLGLDVLSRRSLVKITYNNKLEMHELIRDMGREIVRRESPHNPGKRSRLFSQNDVLATLRNHSGTEQVEGLVSNYYLKLAEKVDAKAFERMRLLRLLELNNIHVDGDYGLFSKELRWLCWHGFPLDFLPDELYLGNLVVLDMQYSKLPSTWKTNSKEMPRLKVLNLSYSHFLTKTPDFSGLSKLEELIMEDCKELKEIDRSIGCLKGLLLMNLKDCEKLKSIPHSICKVRSLQVLDIRGCSNLMRLPDDFGNLESLIELRADGALIMQSPISFANLKNLSKLSLCGYNRRRSSSISALLWSWISKREAPKENNWLIASVCGLRSLTDLRLMDCNISDDANLEGIGSLQSLRRFHLSGSHLRSLPGSISALSNLQHFKVGCCPKLESLPDLPQKIKTVVVSRCESFRKISLPNTQVQTGMYFWDCPRLAEISHSGELNPFYLLNFKGCHKQLSAKLNELILKSWRGTELFVPGSNIPEWFEYQSTGPSIFFQLPACHSCKLNRIFVSYIICNRITTKEIIGYSRLFNTTRGKSKWSRLGCLLPFTNHISIFSIAPEEIMEVYEGIEVVLDVEPHPHLMIRAIGIHLEVEKCPSCSGIYIDDVEAGPSHGDSHDEYPQEIEKEPTTKITAGEQWLLRYYLVGVTARPILVPS